The following coding sequences lie in one Gadus macrocephalus chromosome 1, ASM3116895v1 genomic window:
- the LOC132463143 gene encoding peptidase inhibitor 16-like, producing the protein MQHSHSSVELKGASPTHSSPKRTRAAGYGPCGRHGHGLYPPERVCFWAGILLWALVAPGACRLTAEMEDTIVELHNYYRGQVFPAATAMMPLKWDASLQGLAGGYVEQCTWQHNPQLTDHGENLFVTEGELDIQVALEQWFMEHLNYNYNNNSCQEDKMCGHYTQMVWADSHRVGCELHSCDVMQGLEIGPSQFLVCNYYPAGNYDDQKPYEEGDWCSRCPGDLQKCRNHMCVPDVEDEDEDDEDDEDQTPTPFTTYPGVVLVTEASPPLPSQDTPPTPSEDTPSEDKPSDDTPTEDTPIEDTPTEDTPPESDSSPENVELPAHLAEEETVGEVPKEEEEQEDGEQKEEEPKEEEPKEEEPKEGEAVEEAQKEVEKNEAEQKEQPKQTKLLIETKWEKTRETPSSGGRATSCCPYDNFLLLCLVGALVLRL; encoded by the exons ATGCAACACTCACACAGCAGCGTGGAGCTCAAGGGGGCCTCCCCGACACATAGCTCCCCGAAGAGGACCCGGGCGGCGGGCTACGGGCCGTGCGGGAGACACGGCCATGGTCTCTATCCGCCGGAGAGAGTCTGTTTCTGGGCAGGGATTCTACTGTGGGCCCTGGTCGCGCCAGGGGCCTGCCGTCTGACGGCTGAAATGGAAGACACCATTGTGGAGCTGCACAACTACTACCGAGGGCAGGTGTTCCCCGCGGCAACTGCGATGATGCccctg aagtggGACGCCAGCCTGCAGGGGCTAGCGGGGGGCTACGTGGAGCAGTGCACCTGGCAGCACAACCCCCAGCTGACCGACCACGGCGAGAACCTGTTTGTCACCGAGGGAGAGCTGGACATCCAGGTGGCCCTGGAGCAGTGGTTTATGG AACATCTCAACTACAACTATAACAACAACAGCTGCCAAGAGGATAAGATGTGTGGACACTACACACAG atgGTGTGGGCTGACTCCCACAGGGTGGGCTGTGAGCTCCACTCCTGTGATGTCATGCAGGGTCTGGAGATAGGCCCCTCCCAGTTCCTGGTCTGCAACTACTACCCTGC GGGTAACTATGACGACCAGAAGCCGTATGAGGAGGGAGACTGGTGCTCCAGGTGTCCTGGAGACCTCCAGAAGTGTCGGAACCATATGTGTG TTCCTGATGTGGAGGACGAAGACGAGGACGATGAGGACGATGAAGACCAAACTCCTACCCCCTTTACTACATATCCTGGCGTTGTTTTGGTTACTGAAGCCTCGCCCCCACTGCCATCACAAGACACGCCCCCAACGCCATCGGAAGACACGCCATCGGAAGACAAGCCATCGGACGACACGCCAACGGAAGACACGCCAATCGAAGACACGCCAACGGAGGACACGCCCCCAGAGTCCGACTCATCCCCAGAGAACGTGGAGCTGCCTGCTCACCtggcagaggaggagacagtaggGGAGGTGccgaaagaggaggaggagcaggaagacgGGGAACAGAAAGAGGAGGAGCCTAAAGAGGAGGAGccaaaggaggaggagccgaAAGAGGGGGAGGCAGTAGAGGAGGcgcagaaggaggtggagaagaatGAGGCTGAGCAGAAGGAGCAGCCTAAACAGACAAAGCTGCTGATAGAGACAAAATGGGAGAAGACTAGAGAGACTCCATCATCAGGAGGTAGAGCTACTTCCTGCTGCCCATATGACAACTTCCTCTTGCTATGTCTTGTCGGGGCGCTAGTATTGAGGctatga